The following proteins are encoded in a genomic region of Nicotiana sylvestris chromosome 4, ASM39365v2, whole genome shotgun sequence:
- the LOC138889997 gene encoding uncharacterized protein has translation MPGYAKFMKDLVTKKRSMNCETIKMTHQMSAIVNSMASKLEDPDIGDWATKNMSLGIIDDVLVWVDKFILPADFVILDCEVDYEVPIILERPFLATGKALVDVEVWELTFRLGNEKVVFHVCKSMRQPNRNEVCSFVDLVTEVIVDDISVVINVEDPLEAMLLNHDEDEK, from the exons ATGCCGGGATATGCcaagttcatgaaggacttggtaacaaagaagagatcAATGAACTGTGAAACGATCAAAATGACACATCAAATGAGTGCCATTGTGAACTCCATGGCTTCAAAGTTAGAAGACCCCG ACATtggggattgggcaaccaagaataTGTCATTGGGTATAATTGATGATGTGCTAGTTTGGGTCGACAAGTTCATACttcctgcagattttgtgatactTGACTGTGAGGTTGACTACGAGGTGCCAATAATATTGGagagacctttcctagctacagggaaggccttagttgatgtggaagtttGGGAGCTCACCTTCCGGTTGGGCAATGAAAAAGTTGTGTTCCATGTTTGTAAGTCAATGAGGCAACCTAATAGAAATGAAGTATGTTCGTTTGTGGATCTTGTGACCGAAGTAATTGTTGATGACATAAGTGTTGTGATAAATGTTGAAGACCCATTGGAAGCTATGTTATTGAATCATGATGAGGATGAGAAATAA